In Mercurialis annua linkage group LG5, ddMerAnnu1.2, whole genome shotgun sequence, a single genomic region encodes these proteins:
- the LOC126682136 gene encoding protein indeterminate-domain 5, chloroplastic-like, with protein MAAASSSSPFFRARDENQSQMMQPNSSTTSTTSSTAPSTASAQKKKRNQPGTPNPDAEVIALSPKTLMATNRFICEVCNKGFQREQNLQLHRRGHNLPWKLKQKSTKEVKRKVYLCPEPTCVHHDPSRALGDLTGIKKHYSRKHGEKKWKCEKCSKRYAVQSDWKAHSKTCGTREYRCDCGTLFSRRDSFITHRAFCDALAQESARHPTGLNSIASHLYGNSHMSLGLSQVGSPISSLQDQNHPASNMLRLGSSGAAKFEHIMSPSSNSSSLSTMPGSGFFMSDGNQGSFSNKPLHGLMQLPDLQSPSNNSSAANNNLFNLSFFSNNNSGSRISNGTDHNSNSSGGMVNSGGFLNFNGGNGGQGTTLFPNNMGDHHHQVGSSGMPNLYSNSVQQENITPHMSATALLQKAAQMGSTTSNTNTNNNSTLLRTLGSSTSAGNKSDRPPLGSTNFGSCFVGIGDNHHHQSLGTQIESENQFQGLMNSLANTAGSSIFGGDHNSFGGFTSSGLSLEHGHNSANFSNVEDANKLTLDFLGVGGMVRNIGGGMNLSSLDTEIKSGQANKPF; from the exons ATGGCTGCTGCTTCGTCGTCTTCGCCTTTTTTTCGTGCTCGGGATGAGAATCAAAGCCAGATGATGCAGCCTAATTCATCAACTACTTCTACTACTTCATCAACTGCTCCATCCACTGCTTCTGCTCAAAAGAAAAAACGAAATCAACCCGGAACACCAA ATCCAGATGCAGAGGTGATAGCCCTATCTCCCAAGACTCTAATGGCAACAAACAGGTTCATATGTGAGGTATGCAACAAAGGGTTTCAAAGGGAGCAAAATTTACAGCTACACAGAAGAGGGCACAATCTACCATGGAAGCTGAAGCAAAAATCTACCAAAGAAGTGAAGAGAAAAGTTTATTTATGCCCTGAGCCGACTTGCGTACACCATGACCCGTCTAGGGCTCTCGGTGACCTAACCGGAATCAAGAAACACTATTCAAGAAAACACGGTGAGAAAAAATGGAAGTGTGAGAAATGTTCGAAACGGTATGCTGTTCAATCTGATTGGAAAGCCCATTCTAAAACTTGTGGCACTAGAGAGTACCGGTGTGACTGTGGCACTCTCTTCTCAag ACGTGATAGTTTCATTACTCATAGGGCATTCTGTGATGCCCTAGCGCAAGAAAGTGCTCGACATCCGACAGGTTTAAACtccatagcatcgcatctctaTGGAAATAGTCACATGAGCTTAGGCTTATCTCAAGTTGGCTCTCCGATTTCTTCATTGCAAGATCAGAACCATCCAGCTAGTAACATGCTGCGTCTCGGCAGCTCCGGCGCAGCCAAATTCGAGCATATTATGTCTCCGTCGTCGAACTCATCATCGTTGTCGACAATGCCTGGTTCTGGCTTCTTCATGTCAGATGGAAATCAAGGTTCGTTTTCGAATAAGCCGTTACATGGACTCATGCAGCTTCCTGATCTTCAAAGCCCTAGTAACAACTCCTCAGCTGCTAACAATAATCTGTTCAATTTGAGCTTCTTTTCGAATAATAACTCCGGCAGCCGAATAAGCAACGGTACTGATCACAACTCCAATTCAAGCGGGGGGATGGTGAATTCGGGCGGGTTCTTGAATTTCAACGGCGGAAATGGCGGACAAGGAACAACCCTATTTCCGAATAATATGGGTGATCATCATCATCAAGTTGGTTCATCAGGTATGCCTAACCTTTACAGCAATTCAGTTCAACAAGAAAATATTACCCCACACATGTCCGCAACCGCATTGCTTCAAAAAGCTGCTCAAATGGGTTCAACTACCAGCAACACCAACACCAACAACAATTCAACTCTACTGAGAACCCTAGGAAGCTCTACATCAGCCGGTAACAAGTCCGACAGGCCACCGCTCGGGTCTACTAACTTCGGAAGCTGTTTCGTCGGTATCGGAgataatcatcatcatcaaagtCTAGGAACACAGATTGAAAGTGAAAATCAATTCCAAGGACTTATGAATTCTCTTGCCAATACTGCTGGCTCTTCCATTTTCGGAGGGGATCATAACAGTTTCGGAGGGTTTACAAGCAGTGGATTATCATTAGAACATGGTCATAACAGCGCCAATTTTAGCAATGTAGAAGATGCAAATAAGCTGACATTGGATTTTCTTGGTGTTGGTGGCATGGTGAGGAATATAGGAGGGGGAATGAATTTAAGCTCATTGGACACAGAGATAAAATCAGGACAAGCAAATAaaccattttga